In Desulfosporosinus sp. Sb-LF, one DNA window encodes the following:
- the rlmD gene encoding 23S rRNA (uracil(1939)-C(5))-methyltransferase RlmD produces the protein MNDKKLELECLRLISDGSGIGYINGIATFVTGLLPGETGVVAVYEAKKKWQRARLQSIIKSSPERIIPPCTVFSGCGGCQLQHMTYEETLIWKQRWVEDALSRIGKLKVTVKPTIGMEHPWRYRNKARLHRESTGKLGYFKERSKTLIHFEDCLLISERMNRWIRLTEEFLTKGYPEIHTLTFRENDKGEGLLLLEGVPTKALSEEENPDLFEALSREGLRSVWGSDSEGNLVLIWGEEMFNQTILDMPFDVSPLSFLQVNSKQTDVLYAHVLAEAALTRAETVWDLYSGIGTLTLALAREAKKVTGIEENPYAVEDAIQNAAKNNAIGHVEFLKGKVESRMMKIEEQPDVVVLDPPRAGMHPEVVKRLLELKPQRIIYVSCDPGTLGRDLRLLSQGGYRVESVQPVDMFPWTQHVETVVCLNRKHS, from the coding sequence ACGGGTCTTTTGCCAGGAGAAACAGGTGTAGTTGCTGTCTATGAAGCAAAAAAGAAGTGGCAACGGGCGCGACTTCAGAGTATTATCAAGAGTTCCCCAGAACGTATTATCCCCCCTTGCACCGTTTTTTCAGGGTGTGGAGGTTGCCAATTACAACATATGACTTATGAAGAAACTCTTATTTGGAAGCAACGCTGGGTTGAAGATGCCCTCTCGAGAATCGGAAAGCTAAAGGTAACTGTCAAACCAACGATTGGAATGGAGCATCCTTGGCGCTATCGCAATAAGGCACGGTTGCATCGCGAGTCGACAGGGAAATTAGGGTATTTCAAAGAAAGATCTAAGACTCTTATCCACTTTGAAGATTGCCTTCTCATAAGTGAACGCATGAATCGCTGGATTCGATTAACTGAGGAGTTTTTAACGAAGGGTTACCCCGAGATACACACTTTGACCTTTCGTGAAAACGATAAGGGCGAAGGGCTCTTATTGCTCGAGGGGGTTCCGACCAAGGCTCTTTCCGAAGAGGAGAATCCAGATCTTTTTGAGGCTCTCTCCAGAGAAGGACTACGATCAGTTTGGGGAAGTGATTCTGAAGGAAATTTAGTCCTAATATGGGGAGAAGAAATGTTTAATCAAACTATTCTCGATATGCCCTTCGATGTATCACCTTTGTCGTTTTTGCAAGTGAATTCAAAGCAAACGGATGTCCTCTATGCACATGTTTTGGCTGAAGCTGCTCTGACCAGAGCAGAAACTGTTTGGGATCTTTACTCGGGTATTGGGACGCTAACTTTGGCGTTAGCACGTGAAGCCAAAAAGGTAACAGGTATCGAAGAAAATCCGTATGCAGTCGAGGATGCTATTCAAAACGCAGCCAAAAACAATGCGATCGGCCATGTCGAATTCCTGAAGGGGAAAGTCGAGTCGCGAATGATGAAGATAGAGGAACAGCCAGATGTGGTGGTTTTGGATCCCCCGAGAGCGGGAATGCATCCTGAGGTTGTGAAGCGCTTGCTGGAGCTGAAGCCCCAGCGCATAATCTATGTGTCATGTGATCCGGGAACCTTGGGTAGAGATCTCAGATTGCTCTCACAAGGGGGATACAGGGTTGAAAGTGTGCAGCCTGTGGATATGTTTCCCTGGACACAGCACGTTGAGACGGTAGTATGTCTCAACAGAAAACACAGCTAG